From the Bacteroidota bacterium genome, the window CATTCCGGCAGATGTACATTTGATTAAACAAGTCAAAAAACATCATTGCCTGCTGGTGACGAACGATAATTTTACAGACTGGAAAATAAAAGACAAATGGCTGGAGGACAATATCGGCTTCTATCGCCTGCCTTTTATGCTGAACGGCGATGTGGTGCTGATCCCGTATATGGATAAATATAAGAAGTGATGGAGCCGGTGATGGATGGCAGCGGTTGGTCGGAATAATTTATCTGCCCGCTAGCCAAACATCTGGATCTAATTTGTCCTTGCCTTTCCAGATTTCCAAATGGACCTTTGTCACGTCTTCGCTTGAGTCGGTGTAAAGTTTGCCAAGTGACTGCTTGATGTCTACCGTTTGATTGGGCTTCACGCTGACGGTTTCAATATTAGAATAGACCGTGAAATATTCGCCGTGCTTGATGATGATACAGTTTTGCGTGGTGGGCAGATAGAACACACTCACGACGGTTCCTCCAAAAAGTGCGCGAGCTTCTGCACCGCGTTCGGTTTTAATGTCTATGCCGTTATTTTCTACCATCACTCCTTTCAGCACCGCGTGTTCATGTTTGCCAAAAGAAGAAATGACGTAGCCCTTCAGCACCGGCCAAGGCAACTTGCCGCGATTGTTTGAAAAGCCTTTCGACAGTTCCTGTTCTTCGGGGGTCAAGGTGATGAGGGTCGGAGCTTTGCGCACAATGCCTTTCTTGGCATCTTGTTCGCGCCGCCGCTTTTCTTCATCTTCCGCTTTCTTTCTTGCCAAGCGAATTTCTTCTTCAATAATCTTTTGAATCTTGTTGTTGAGTGCCTGAGCAGCTTTGTTTTTCTGCTCTATTCTTTTGCGCAGCGTTTTTTCTTTTTCCTGTAGCATGACTACCGCTTGGTCTTTCTCCTGTTTCTCTTGCTCCATGCGCACCTTCTGGTGGGTTTGCTGGCCGAGAATAGTTTGCTTTTCTTCTTTGCTAAGTGCTAACGTATCGTGACGGCTCTGTAAATCCTCTATGGCCAGTTGCAACTCCTTAGCCTGTCCGCGCCGGTAATCGGCAATGCGCAATAGATAATTATATCGTCGGGCCGCCTCATAAAAAGTAGCGGAGGAGAGCAGAAACACCACCTGATTTTGAAGTGTGATGTTTTCATAACTCTTGCGCAACATCTCGGCATAATCCTGTTTCATCTTCTCCACCTCCGTTGCTTTTTCGACGAGTTCAGATTCCATCAGGTTGATTTCCTCGTCCATCTCATTGATTTGACCTCCGAGATTTTGAATTAGTTTTTCGCGAGAACGAATCTTGGCCTGGAGAGCTTGTATCTCCGAAAGGCTCTTCACCTTTTTGGCACTGGTCCGCTTCATGTCGGCGTTAATCAACTTGATTTCCTCTTGCAACTTCTTCATTTGACTTTGAAGTTGCACCTTCTTTTTCTGTGTGCTTTGCGCGTCTGCATGGACAAAGGAGATCAAGCTAAAAAGGATACAAAGGGAAACCTGAGCTATCTTTTTCATAGACCACCGACCAAAGTCAATTGGCATCCAAGCCTTCGGCACTGTCAACTGGGTTTTCATTTATCAAAAGGATAGGTCAATTCTTCATTCCGTTTTGCGCGGCTGATTTCAATGGACATTTGCATCACTGCCGCTCCGTGATGAATAGTCATGAGTCGCCGATATGAAAACGGTTTTTCATTCAGCGCCGCATAGGCCTCAAAAATAATTTCCATATCCTGGTTCAGAAGCTTGTCTTTCAACAGAATTTTGCGGAGGGTGTACTCTTGTTTGTCCACCCACACGGTTTCGCGCATATTGTTTGATTCAGTGTGAAGCACCCAAAAGCTATCCTGTTCTGTCACTAAAGCCGCTTTTTCGCCGATGCTCATTCTTTGCCCCGCTATGAATTGTTGCAGTTGATTGAAGTTGACCGGGAAGGGCAGCCAGAATTGCAAATAGCTAAGGTCGTGGGTAGTCATATCGCCAGAGAAATTGTTGAGCACCCGCATCGAGTCGCGGCCTATCAACAGGCGCACGCCTTCAATACCCGCGGTGGATAGACTCATCCATACCAGACTGTCCTTTTTCATCCTTATGCCGGTTTGAAAAGAAGTCCGCTCATCACCATCGCTCCAACTCACTTTGGCCCGCGCCGAAAGGGTTTGATAATCAAACTGTGTTGCTGCGATGCGCGCTATCAAAGTGTCCGCATCAGAAATAGGCGGTTCCTGTGCAAAGCCAGAAACGCTGAACACCACATACACCATGAATAAAACAACCGTCTTAAATTTCATTTTAATTGAGCCCTGATAAATAACGTGCCAAAGATGTAGAATATTATGAAGCAGCGTCGCCGGGCTAAAAAATTAGGGGGAATTAACAGGGAACTATCTGATCAGGTTTTCTTATATCTTAGCCTTATGAAAATCAGCGATGAGAAAACCCTGCACCTCCCTATTCTAATTGAACAGGACGAGGACGATGTATATATTGTTTCCTGCCCCTCTTTTAAGGGTTGCCATTCTTATGGCAAAACGGTGGAAGAGGCACTAAAAAATATTCGTGAAGCAATTGATTTGTGTATGGAGGATGAGCCTGCCTTAGAGATTAATAAGTTTATCGGGTTTCGCGAGTTGCACGTCAAAGTGGCATGAGCAACAAACAGCCGGTCATGTCCGGGAAAAACTTAGTGCGGCTGCTGATGCAACATGGCTTTGAAATCGTTCGCATTAAAGGCTCTCATTACCGGATGAAGCATCCCGACGGTCGGGTGACAACTATACCCGTTCATCATAATGACGATATACCAAGAGGACTGCTACGCAAAATTGTTCGCGAAGATTTGATTATGGATATGGAAGAATTTGTCGTTTGGATAGAAGCAAAATAAATCTGGTTTCCACCTTTCACCTGTAAATGTTTCAGGTTACATCCAAATAGGCCCGCATAGTTTTCTCTGCAAAAGTCTCTGGAGTCAGCGACAGCGCATGAGCATAGCCCTTGTCAATCATTTCTTTTCTCAGAGATTCGTTCCGCAACACTCGAATCAGTGCATCAGCAATTTCTTCCGGCTGATGTGGATCTATATATATGGAATGCTCTCCACCGGCTTCCTGCATACAGCCACCGGACGTAGTGATAACAGGAGTGCGGCTGCACAGCGCTTCGAGCACCGGCGCTCCGAAACCTTCATAGATGGAAGGATATACAAACACAGCAGCGAGTTGATAGAGCGTAGGCAGTTCTTCGTTGGATATGCCGGAAATGATTTTTATTCTGCGTTCCAATTTCATTTGAGCAATAAGATGAAGGATACTTTTCCTTTCCGAACCGCCAGAGCCGACAAGGATTAAATTCTCGTCCACTTTATCTTTGATTAAATCAAAAGCGCGAATCAATGTCTTTTGATTTTTACGTGGGAAAAAGGAAGATACATTGAGCATGAATTTTTCAGGGAGCGCATATTTCCTCTTGAGCTCTGATTTGGCTTCCACGGTCGCTATTTTATAGAACACGGGTTCCACCGCCGGGTGAATGACTGTTATTTTCTCTTTTGGGGTTTTATAAAAGTGCACTAAATCATTTTTAGTCTCCTCGCTCACAGCAATAATCCGGTTGGCATGTTTAGCAGCATAGCGGGTTTTGATCTCATAAATCTTCCGGTCAAGAAAGAAATACTGCTGCGTGTGTTTCAGAAAAATCAAATCGTGAATCGTCACCACCGATGGAATACCCGACTGATGTATATTGAACGGCAGTTCATTGCTCAGTCCATGATAAATATTCACGCCTCGTCCCTTCAATTGTTCGATCATGCTGAACGAGCGCCAAAAAGGAGAGAATGCCTTATCAAACTTTGTCTTTGGCGCAATGATTTGCAACTTGTCATACAGTTTATAAAACTCCTCCTCCCTTGATCTGGGCGAAAAGAGCAGGTATTCATGCTCGGGAAATTTTTGTGCCAAGGCATTGATAAGAATACGAGCATGATTTCCCAATCCGGTGGAGTTATTCAAGGCGCGCTTGGCATCGAAACCGATTTTCATCACCGTTTCATTTTAATCGCTAGAAAATATTTCAGAAAGACTTCGCGACTTTGGTAATAACAGATGGTCCAACCAAGGCTGCCTTCCATAAATCCTAAATTCAAAAAATAGTTTCGGAAGAGTTTGAACATCGGACTGAAAAGCATTTTCATTATAAGATAGAGGAGGGATTTATCTTTTAATTGCTGTGCAGCTATCGAGGCAAACCTATCGCTTTGCTTGATAAGCGACTCTTGAGTAGGGTATGTGTAATGAAGCAGGTCGCCGAACAGGTGAGCTACGGATACCATATTTTGCATCTCTAATTTCTCATGGATGAGCGCTTCATTCCATTTTCCTTTATTCTTCCTGAATAAACGCAATTTCTTATCCGGATACCAGCCACAGGTGCGGATTGGTTTGCTTCCCAAGAAATTCAAACGGTTCATCACGTAAGCATCATGGAGAAAATTGGACTTCGCTTCTATGATTGATTGTTTAAGTTCTTCACTCAATACTTCATCTGCATCTATGGAGAAGATATAGTCATGACTTGCCAAGGCGTTACCATAATTTTTCTGTATCCCATAAGAATCAAATTTCCTGGCATGGACTTTCGCTCCCTTTTGTTCGGCAATTTCACGAGTCCGGTCGGTGGAGAACGAATCTACCGCAATGATTTCGTCGGCAATACCACAAACAGAATCCAAACATCTTCCGATGTTGGTTTCCTCATTATAAGTGATAATAACAACCGTTAGTTTATTCATTACGGCGATCGTAATTTATGAATACCAACAGAAAAATAAGATAAAAGCCCGTGCCGATTTGCTCTTCTAGGGTGTCCTCCGTCAGAAAGGAAGAAAAGAGAATCAGGTGGAGCAGTGTCAATATCCAAAGCTTGTAATGTCCGTTCACCACAAGCGGAACAAAAAATGCC encodes:
- a CDS encoding peptidoglycan DD-metalloendopeptidase family protein, whose amino-acid sequence is MKTQLTVPKAWMPIDFGRWSMKKIAQVSLCILFSLISFVHADAQSTQKKKVQLQSQMKKLQEEIKLINADMKRTSAKKVKSLSEIQALQAKIRSREKLIQNLGGQINEMDEEINLMESELVEKATEVEKMKQDYAEMLRKSYENITLQNQVVFLLSSATFYEAARRYNYLLRIADYRRGQAKELQLAIEDLQSRHDTLALSKEEKQTILGQQTHQKVRMEQEKQEKDQAVVMLQEKEKTLRKRIEQKNKAAQALNNKIQKIIEEEIRLARKKAEDEEKRRREQDAKKGIVRKAPTLITLTPEEQELSKGFSNNRGKLPWPVLKGYVISSFGKHEHAVLKGVMVENNGIDIKTERGAEARALFGGTVVSVFYLPTTQNCIIIKHGEYFTVYSNIETVSVKPNQTVDIKQSLGKLYTDSSEDVTKVHLEIWKGKDKLDPDVWLAGR
- a CDS encoding DUF4292 domain-containing protein; this translates as MKFKTVVLFMVYVVFSVSGFAQEPPISDADTLIARIAATQFDYQTLSARAKVSWSDGDERTSFQTGIRMKKDSLVWMSLSTAGIEGVRLLIGRDSMRVLNNFSGDMTTHDLSYLQFWLPFPVNFNQLQQFIAGQRMSIGEKAALVTEQDSFWVLHTESNNMRETVWVDKQEYTLRKILLKDKLLNQDMEIIFEAYAALNEKPFSYRRLMTIHHGAAVMQMSIEISRAKRNEELTYPFDK
- a CDS encoding type II toxin-antitoxin system HicB family antitoxin, whose product is MKISDEKTLHLPILIEQDEDDVYIVSCPSFKGCHSYGKTVEEALKNIREAIDLCMEDEPALEINKFIGFRELHVKVA
- a CDS encoding type II toxin-antitoxin system HicA family toxin, translated to MSNKQPVMSGKNLVRLLMQHGFEIVRIKGSHYRMKHPDGRVTTIPVHHNDDIPRGLLRKIVREDLIMDMEEFVVWIEAK
- a CDS encoding glycosyltransferase family 4 protein, with the translated sequence MMKIGFDAKRALNNSTGLGNHARILINALAQKFPEHEYLLFSPRSREEEFYKLYDKLQIIAPKTKFDKAFSPFWRSFSMIEQLKGRGVNIYHGLSNELPFNIHQSGIPSVVTIHDLIFLKHTQQYFFLDRKIYEIKTRYAAKHANRIIAVSEETKNDLVHFYKTPKEKITVIHPAVEPVFYKIATVEAKSELKRKYALPEKFMLNVSSFFPRKNQKTLIRAFDLIKDKVDENLILVGSGGSERKSILHLIAQMKLERRIKIISGISNEELPTLYQLAAVFVYPSIYEGFGAPVLEALCSRTPVITTSGGCMQEAGGEHSIYIDPHQPEEIADALIRVLRNESLRKEMIDKGYAHALSLTPETFAEKTMRAYLDVT
- a CDS encoding glycosyltransferase family 2 protein; protein product: MNKLTVVIITYNEETNIGRCLDSVCGIADEIIAVDSFSTDRTREIAEQKGAKVHARKFDSYGIQKNYGNALASHDYIFSIDADEVLSEELKQSIIEAKSNFLHDAYVMNRLNFLGSKPIRTCGWYPDKKLRLFRKNKGKWNEALIHEKLEMQNMVSVAHLFGDLLHYTYPTQESLIKQSDRFASIAAQQLKDKSLLYLIMKMLFSPMFKLFRNYFLNLGFMEGSLGWTICYYQSREVFLKYFLAIKMKR